The segment ATTCTTTGGTACGTATAATTTTTGGATTTTAGTTCGGCGTATGGATAAGTTTGACAGATCCATTAGTGAAGGGAAGAAAATAGGCTCACTTGGTACAATGCTTCGCTTTGGATCAGGTGTTGCGGCAGTCGCAATAGCCATTTCGTTGCCAAACTATTTTCACTTAATTAGCACGGTTATAGGGCTAATGATTCCGTACGTTTTTCTCTTTGTCGAGAGAATTGTGTCACATGTAAGGAACCGCTAATGTGCTTTAAATTAGAAAGAGAGGTGAAAAATAACAATGAATCATGAAGCTCCATTAGTAGATGTCGGTTTTTTAACATTTAATTTATCGACAGTTATGATGTTACTAGTTGCCGCAATTGTCGTCTTTTTAATTGCCTTTGTTTCAACTAGAAGTCTAAAGTTAAAACCAACTGGTATGCAAAACTTCATGGAATGGATTATGGATTTCGTTAAGAATATTATCAAAAGCAACATGGACTGGAAAACTGGTGGTCGATTCCATATTCTAGGTATTACATTAATTATGTTTATCGCAATATCGAACTTACTAGGTCTTCCATTCTCAATCGTCTATGGTCATGAGCTATGGTGGAAGTCACCAACAGCAGACCCTACAGTAACGATGACGTTGGCAGCAATGATTTTAGTCTTAACGCAATACTATGGTGTTAAAATGAGAGGTACAGGAAATTACGTTGGTACATTCTTCAAACCAATGTCATTCATGTTCCCACTTAAACTAGTAGAAGAATTTGCAAACACATTAACATTAGGTCTACGTCTTTACGGTAACATTTATGCAGGTGAGATTTTACTTGCTTTACTTGCAGGATTAGCAGTATCTGGTCCTATGGGATTCATCGGAGCAATCGTTCCTATGATGGCATGGCAAGGTTTCTCAATTTTCATCGGCTTTATCCAAGCCTTTATCTTCACAATGTTAACAATGGTTTACATGGCTCATAAAGTGAGCGATGACCATTAATATAAAGCATAAAATTTATGCTTGAATTAAAAAAAACAAACAATTCCAAGGAGGAAATTTTCAAATGGGTTTATTAGCAGCAGCAATCGCAATCGGTTTAGGTGCACTTGGTGCAGGTATCGGTAACGGTCTTATCGTATCAAAAACAGTAGAAGGTATCGCTCGTCAACCAGAGGCTCGTGGCGTTCTTCAAACAACAATGTTCATCGGGGTAGCATTAGTTGAAGCCCTACC is part of the Lysinibacillus sp. FSL K6-0232 genome and harbors:
- the atpE gene encoding F0F1 ATP synthase subunit C, coding for MGLLAAAIAIGLGALGAGIGNGLIVSKTVEGIARQPEARGVLQTTMFIGVALVEALPIIAVVVAFIVMNR
- the atpB gene encoding F0F1 ATP synthase subunit A; this encodes MNHEAPLVDVGFLTFNLSTVMMLLVAAIVVFLIAFVSTRSLKLKPTGMQNFMEWIMDFVKNIIKSNMDWKTGGRFHILGITLIMFIAISNLLGLPFSIVYGHELWWKSPTADPTVTMTLAAMILVLTQYYGVKMRGTGNYVGTFFKPMSFMFPLKLVEEFANTLTLGLRLYGNIYAGEILLALLAGLAVSGPMGFIGAIVPMMAWQGFSIFIGFIQAFIFTMLTMVYMAHKVSDDH
- a CDS encoding ATP synthase subunit I → MLDLHHIFAVQKRALFFLLALCALGWGFTSYQTVFAGIAVGAFFGTYNFWILVRRMDKFDRSISEGKKIGSLGTMLRFGSGVAAVAIAISLPNYFHLISTVIGLMIPYVFLFVERIVSHVRNR